aggaagaaagaaggaagagaaaggaatGAGAGATagtggagaagaagagaagaggtggGAGTATACTTGGAGATACACTAGCGAATGGCAGCAGCGACAATGTCGAGTGGCAGCAACAGCCGTAGCGGTGTCATGAGAAGATGTGGCTGCGGCGAGAAGAAGGCTGGCGTGATGTCGAACGACAACGGTTGCGACAGCAGCATTGCAAGAAGATGGTAGCAACAAGAAGAATGCTCAtgaagcagcggcagcagcactGCAAGAAGTGGGCTCGCATTCGCTAGCCCTAGTTGCTAATTTAGGTTTTTCCTTTTTCAATACTGAGTTGGACGAGACCCATCGCTGTTTTATCACTGTTttagttattttatttttttccctgAGTTGGACCAACCACCCAAAATGGATGGTGATACATGTAGTGATCCACATCAGGACTGGTAAGTCCCACCCATCTTTGTACCATTTCAGGTGATACCACAGTCCTTGGGTAAAACACCTCATgagtaagaaaataaataaataaccagTTTCATTTTCTTTCAGCCAGCAAATCATATAAGGTAGTAGGcagggaaagaaaagagaagagacaAGAGAAAACAACCAAGATAACCCATAGAAGTACAGAAATATAAACTTAATATGTTCAAGCATGATAAAATTAACCTCTATCAGAGGATAAAAACGTGACAGCTGCCAGGTTTCCTCTGAGTTCCGTTCTTTTCTTACAGCATGCTTCTTCTGACAGAAGATAGATTGAAAGAAGTTATTACCAGAAATCACCTGCATGGATAAATCTATAATCATTAACTTAGGAGCACAGGCGGGGTTACCTTGCTTATATCAAACTTGAGGGAGAAACCACTTCCTGATGCCTTCTTAGTATCAGACCCTCCCAAATAGCGCATATTGTTTACAGCAATCATATCATCAGATGACAATTGTGCAAGctggaaaataaataaattgaatatCAACAAATTTAGCTCACCATTATATGCATATAAGAAATAGATCCCATAAACTCTCATCCTTCAATTTATTAGGAAATTAGAAACATAGAATTCCATGATCTCATCAATATCATTTGTTTCTCATATACTGTTGAATGCTTAGATCATAAACATTTTATCTCATAAATAGCTCAGCATTGTAAATATCATCATTATTCTTTAAAGTTATTCTAAATTTTGATATATGGAGTTTGACAAATACTTGACTACAATATGTGATAACATAGGAAAGCAGATTGTATATGCAAAAGATTGAGTATCACTTACTTCCATTAACTTTGATCCTTTTTCACCTTCAAACTTCTCTGGATAGATTGATGCATAGAGCATCATTAAACGCAATTTATTTTCACGACTGACATCCTGCAGATGGCCATTTTTTAGACATCAAATTAGAGAaacttgcatatatatatatatatatatatatatatatatatatatatacacacacacacacataatgaTTGATAATAATAAACCTGCTTTGtcctaaaaaaatttattagttcCTTGGTCCCAGCATCACCAAAGACAAGATCCTGCTCCAGCTGTCCAACTTCTCGAAGCCCCTGTTCTCTTATTACTCTATTAATTTTCCCTGCAATCTGCAAACGTATATAAGATTATGTAAAGGCAATTTTCCATCTGATTATTCTTGTAACTTTACAATATATGGTCCACAGGAATCTCAGTTGTTATTATCCAGAAACATACATCTATTGAAAAACAAGAAATAAGTGTAAATGATACTGAAATAGCATAAATTAAGAAATCCTTGTGGGGTCAGTAATGCCTAAACTGCTGAAGGTTGATGTGGCACCCTATTTTAGAATCCCAACCACAATTTTGACAGCATAGGAAGAGAAAATTCTTTGGAGTGAATTTACAATGCTGTATCAGCCTGGGCAGAGAGAAAGTCTCAGCTTACAGTTCTCCCATCATCATTTGAAATTTTTGAACTTGATCAAGTTGATTAATAAACTCTTAAAGAGTAGTTTCATCATGGTTCTGGACCTTCTGGTGACACCACAGTTCAAGGATTCTATCAGATCAGTTCATGCCAATTGATATTTACCAGTCCGACTGCAGGCCAACACATGGATACATCAATCTCATCCAGTCTAATTCCATACCATTGGTAAGCCAGTAGATTTACCTTACTGGGTATACTACTCATTATTCTCATCTTACCAAATTGCACCAAAAAGTGAGCTGACAGCCTATTGCCCGTACTCTTACCATCAAATTGCAATGGGATGGATTTCTTGTGAGAGAGTGTGATTTCTTCAAGTCAAGGTAAATTCAAATCTCATCATCATATTTATTACTTAGTTTTTTTACTGGTCGATATACCACTTTATTCATTGGTACTATAATGGTCCTATGGGTTCCAAAAATGATGATAAACCAATATAAAAAGGGCATATCCAGTGCATGAAGCTCCTGCCAATATGAGGTCTAAGGTGGgtcttgtccaagtcacttctctttttctttgcaaGTACTGGGTCAGAAATATCCTCATTCATAGGTCCGAAATCTACATCTATGAATTGAAAGATCCGAATGATCAACTCTACAATCAATTGTTAAaatcaataggtgttcaaatcgttAAATTAAAACCCTTCTTATTGGAGCCATCCCTATAAATATAAAGAGATTGTTTCCTTGACTCAAACCCTGGCCTCTCAAATAGCAAAGAAGCAATATCCCAACACAGTATATAAACCATAATATACAGGTAATAACCAAGTATATAAATGTTAATTGCACCATGCTAGTAAGGCATATGCATAGAGCTCAATGCCATGCCAAAAGTATCCCAAGACCCACTTTAACAGTCAAAGCGTTTAAGATTTGTACAAATCCTTGTAGACCCTGCTGGCATGCCTTCTATGGACAAACTAGAAAGTTCTTCTGTATTGCACCACTAGTCAAATATGTTACTTAATACACTGAATGGACAATTTGCAACAAAAAGATCTAGTTGGAAATGAAAGATATTATTACCATAGTTGTCTTATAGATTTGGTGCATTTAGCAATTACATATTTCTTTTGCTGTAGGCTTTGCAACCTAGTGTCAGGAAATCAAGGTTCTTAGGCGATGTTATCACTACCGCCAGGCATGACTTGAGATCTGCCAAAACTTTTGATCGGAAAGGAAAGACAATGGGCACTTGAGTTTGGTCGAAGATATCTTTAGTAGAAAGAACATGCATGAAGCAGTCACACAGCTAACCatgtcaaatgaaaaaaaaaaaaaaatttaaatgttaGCAGTTctatagattaatggatctctgccATGAAACTGTCCTAACCAGCATGCATATGATTCGATAAACTTTAAGCCTTTATCGGAAATGTAACAAATTTGCGAATGTGGtagaacaaaatatgttagaaattAGCAATATGCTCCAAATAACAGCACTATTAATTGTGTCACAACTAAAGCTAAATTTCAGCCAAATGACCAGAGAAGAGGGATTAGATATGTACACAAAAATTAGGACAAAATTTGCTAAAAGGATAATTTTGTGTCTCATAAAGTGCTGAAGGACGAGAATATGAAACTCAACAACAGAAGTTACACTAACTTGAATGAAAAAGTGAAAAGCCAGTTCACTATCTACATCAATTCAGCTACCCCTATGAGAGACAGAAAGGCTACACTTATCACAGGATTTGAGATGCTCGATCTTTTGTTCAAAGAGCAAAGACCACAGTGAAATATAATGAGGATAAAAATAGGAAATATCTCTGAAACTAAACATACAGAAAAGTAGACAAGCAAAACCACTGAAATATGATTATTATCCAGTGTATTTCTCACTGGCACTGTTTCCTATTTAATCAGAAATAGTAAATTACATATCAAACATTGTTCGAAAAAGTAAAATCATATTTGTTAGCTGGAAAGACAAATCACTTGGAGGTCTTAGGAGATAAGATTAACCTCTACATGGAGGGAAAGCTTGTCAATTTGCTCACTATACTGTGGCAAAGCTTGAACCATCTTTTGCAAATCTCTAGTGGACAGCTCACCACCATCTCTAATTACAAATGAGAAGAAAAAACAGGATCAGATATGGTGTCCCCATAATGACACTGAGATCCTATAAATTGCCAGGAAACAGTTTCACAATGTCACAGGTAAGATCAACATACAAATAGCATAGATCTAATCACAGTATCAAAGATTTCAGTAAAAAATTAGCTACCCTCTTAGAAATGAAGGCAATCACTAGACTTACAAATATCGTAATAAGTCTATGGAGCAAAATCAATATATCGCATAACATGCCATTTTAGTTTGAATCACAAGGTGGCATGGTATGGCAAATAAAGAAATTTACATTCCATAAATAAACACAAATCGATCATGTCTTCTTTCCTTATTCAGAGAAGGTATATATTCATACTTATTCTTGGCAAACAATCTTTCTGGGTAAAATATTTGATTGATAGGCTCTCTTCCTTGTTTATTCATTAACAGCAAAGGAAGTTCAACAAAATGTTCAATAAAATTCAAAAGACACCCTATACTAACAAAatttattcaagagaaaaataaatcaaaattatctcaCATTACACGTGATTTTAAGCAGAAGAATTCAGCTTCCTTGTTCTTGAGCAGAAGAACAACTAATCATATTTTTcgactaaaattatatttaagcAGAATAATTCACCTTCCTTCCTCTTGATCCCTATGTTGAATGCTTCATTCCCTTAGAAAATTATTTCATACTTCCAGCATAAAACCAATTATCAAGGCCATCAAATTTAAGTGTTCAACAGCCAATTTCCGCTGTATCACAAATTAACAATGAATGAACATTGCATTAAACTACAATTTTTAAGTTTCACTAGTAGGAGCATATAGGCAACATGCCAACGCAAAGCAGCGATGTGCCAGCTTCACAACAATAGGCTTATACCAACAAATAGAATTGTTGTGCCAGAAACAGATGCTtcatgctaagggagcacaatgaCAATAGCTCATCAGCACCAAACATGGTGAAAAAGACATTGTCAATGCATGATACAGATTTAGTACATAGTGCCGTAAACCAAGATTAAAATCTATTGATCCAACTATCTGGGCATTCGTTGTATACAATAGTCTGAGTTACTCACTGCATCTAAGTTAACACTTAATAGTTAATAGTTAATAGTTAATACAACTATGAACATGCTTGAATTGACAATCTTAACTTCATAGCTTTCATAAACAATACAAAAGCATTCATGGGTTCAAGATTCAGGAAGTTTAGGTTAGTTATGAGTCTATGACTATATGATACCATGTCAATATGATACTAACAATATATGCCATGTCTAGACCGTGCCAACACACCGATCTGGATATAGTTGGCTTGCACCAGTCTATATAAATCCGATGGCATAACATGTATCCTAGCAGGAACCAAGGAAAAATAGTATTGACACGAGACATGCCAACAAAAATTAAATCCTTGACTAACTCAAACATCTATGCAGATATAGGTAGACTTTAAACTTCATATATGATGGCATTATTCATAATAAAACTTTAGTTGAATTGCAAAACTAATCTAACTAGACAAATAAAATAACTACTTATCAAAATATGTATGCTGGTAATGCCCTATAACGTAATATTATAAACAAATCATGGTAGTCCATTTTGCACATACCTAATATGTTCATCATTTGATAAGTTGGCTTAGCAGTTAGCTTTTGTAGAAATCAACAAGCTAAACAGGTCTTAGCCTTGAAATATCTGCTTATTTCCAAGAAGCTAGCATATTTATAATTATAGTAGCTGAAGGTTCAAGAGATAAAGTGTTTACCTTGAGCTATGGTGAATTTGAGCAGCTTTATTCTTTGTTATGAAATTTGTCATCTTCTCATGCAATCTCTCACTAGCCTGCCAGAGAATTAAATTGAGTAGCAATTTTATGTACTCTCATCCAACAAATATTTATAGAAtagatttaaatcatcaaaaactAACATCCGCTATATGTGCATCACGAAGTTCAAGCCAAATTGGATCATGATCTTCCAAAAGGACCTCTTTCTTTTCAGTTGTTGATCCTGTTTTGCTAGGAACCTTCACATTAATAGAAAAAGTTTCAATAACAGCCCACAAAACAGAACTGATAGCCACTACATCTGCATAGTTCTACATTGACAGACTTACCTCGTGTGTGTATTTGTTACCATCCATGTTTAGTAAATCATGACACATGGCATCATAGGTCCATTCATGTATGATGGGAGCAATCTATTTATTCAGTAACATATATGTGTTGGTTAAATCATAGTCCATACCATTTAAAGCTAGAAAGCATATTAGAGATTGTGAAAAGCTAGTACCTGATCTATGGAACGATCAACAATAAGTAACTCGCATGTCTCCCTTTGGGGAAAATCAGGAATCGTAGCCTTATACTTGGCAAGATAATTCCAAACTGCAGCAGCAAGTTTAGTTGGGACTAGATCACGAAGTGTCGTCAACATGGAAACATCTAAAGATGACTTAGCAGCACGGTAGCGCACATTAGGAAATTCCTGGGAAGTATGTAGTATCATAAGTGAGATGAAACCTCTCTGTCTGTATTTACAAATATAAGAATATCGACATCTATAAATGTGTGAAATATTATGCATACAAGATATATATAGATTTGCAACAGGAAAAGGAGAAACCAAGTAGTTCAATAAAGAAACATAACCTAGTTACAAAGGGTCAAAGGCAATAAAGAAATTTATTATCCCTAACCCAAAAAATTATCAAAGACCATATTACACCAAATATCCACATTAAAAAAATATGCCCATAACACTAATTACTTCAGGTTGTAAAGCAATTTCGTACATGATGAATTCAAAACAATTGTCTGAAGGACCTATGGGTGAGATCCAACCTGTTTCCTTTCAGGTTAAATGGATTAAACCGGCTACAGGTTATGTAAAGTTAATTACAGATGGAGCTTATGATGCATCTACGGGTAATGGTGAGATTGGTTTTCTATTACGGAATATTAATTGACAGTGTACTGTTGCAGGGTGGAAAACTACCATGGAGATGGAAGCTGAGTATAATGAGGTGCCGGCAATTAAAAATGGACTGCAGATGGCTTTACAAGAAAGAATCACCTATCTGGCGGTGGAATCAGATAATCTACGTCTCATAAAGATACTAAAGAAAGAGGCTACTACCCCTTGGCCTATTAGAAATTGCATCAATAATATATTGCCTCTTATGTCGAAGTTTCAACTAATCGTATTGTCTCATACACCCAGGGATGGTAATAAGGTTGCTCATTCCCTTGCAATGCATGCTAAACTTATGAGAGAAAATAGAGTGTGGAAGTCTCGATGGCCCCCATTCCTATCCTGTATACTAAGCTCTGACGAGCTTGTTGATAATGTTACCTTCTTTAATAGTTTAAAAAAATCAGTTTTCTTTGGGAAAAAAAAACACGAATTACTTCAGGTTCTAAAACTGGCAGAAAACAAGTTCTAGTTTGCGTATAATTTAATGAACATCAATCAACTACATTCAGAATTTGGGATAGCATTGATTCAATGTCTCCAAAAGAACCAGTTCAAATGTCTCTATTCCATTCAAATTTTGGGAACTCATAATTTAAAGGCCAAAGAGATTGTTCCCAAATTTTACATACAAGGACAGGCATACATACACCAACAGACTAGGACCAATACCATGTGCCAAATGAAGGACAAACAGAACATAACAGGCgactaaaaaaatctaaaattagtTTCTGTACTATATTTCTACAATGTCGAAGAAAGCAAGAGAAGATTTAGGTCGACCCAAAAGGAATTGTTAATAACTTAGTAGATTTGGTAACGACAATTACAGACAGACCAATAATAAACCCATGAACAACTCCTGTAGACAAGCTTTGTTTATAATGGACGTCGGGGTTTAagcttgattctatttataaggcTAATTAGAGTTCAGACTAAGTCCAATAAGAGAACATTAGTTTTTTATATCTATTTTTTCTGtatttcaaaataatattatcatatattttgatccTATATATGTTCAGTTTTTCTTAGTGCAATTCGACCTACTTGGATGTTATTTGATTAGGGTTATACAGAGTAATACTGTATTTTTTTCTGAATAAAGTGAAGTTTTGCTTCAGTTTTCACAGAATTATATCACATATTAGAAATTTAACATAATAAGACCATTGTATAAGACAATTAAAAGAAAAGTTTATAAGACAATTGTAAGGTCATTTTGTTGTAAAACATTGAGAACCAAAATGTAACTGAGCTGAGAAACTTGTACAAGTAAATGTAGCTGAGATGATAAAGTCGAGGTAAATATGAGAAGTTGCAGGAGAAGACAAGACAACACAACTGTTTTTATTTATAAACAACCAAAGGTAGCCCCAGAAGAGaataaaatgaagcaagattgttGAAGATAGTGGACATATACACAGTAGACATATAGATGTTCTAGCTAGATGaggaaaatcaaataggattagtGGACCCAGGGGCAGAGCAAAATCCAATAAAATTTTCTAGAGAAAATATAGTGAGATCTACCTTCTATTAATTTAAATGAATATTTCCTGACACCAAGCTTAATAACAAAAGAAAGCCCATGTAGCCAAGCACAAAAATATTGAGGTATTGTGGCATGTAGCTGTTGTTGCAACATAATAGGGTATTAGTAGTCCTGTTTAAAGTTGGTCAAAATTCAATTAAAGAAAGACAACAGTTTTTTCAATATTTGATAGCTGAACAGTGATCACTGCAGTAATACTACGCTACTTTCAGCCCTTTAACTTCTAAGAGTCCCACTTGACTGCCATTGGTAATACTACATGACTTTAAGACCTTTAATCTGTAAGAGTCTTATCTGCTTGACACGAATCCAGGAGGAAAAGAAATGGGACAGGTATCACCTAAATAGTATAGTTCATCGGATCTTCACCATTTGTGTTTTATATTAATTTAAGTTGTATGACTAAATGATATCATTCTTGCTGATGTAAACAGCTTTATATCCCACAACAGTTTGGTTTATTTTGTTAGAGAGTAGATAGAAAGAGAGCTGATTATTTATTTTACAAATGGAAACATCATGTTTTCTTAGGCCAGATGCCCATGTTACCTTACTTTTTGTGACTTATCCTGCATCTAACCTGTCTCTGCTATCCAAGGTAATCTACCTGTGATCAGTCTTTACTCCCTAAACTTGTCATTCATTCATTAAATTCTAAGAGACTTGTAAATTATGTTTGCTATGAGGTGCATCAACTCCAAGATTGGTGTTATTATGATGAAAGCCGGACAGACAGTTCTAAGATTCCATCTCAATAATATGTGGGTCACTGCATCAGTTACAGTTTGGAACCAACATGTCACTCAATCATACTTCAAAATACAGGAAAGACAGTTACATTTTAGTCACAAATCAGCAGAAATTCAAGACGAAGCTGCAGAATGTTGTATCAGTGAAGTAGATGTTTCATCACTTTATTTACCACAAACATCTGTTAATTAACAATTGAAGTTGAACAAACTTTTCATATTTTCCTAGCAGCTATAAACAACATTTCACTAAATATTAATCAGTGTCATCAAGTCATCAATAACCATACCCTCAAGGATGCAAGTACTGTAGCAACACGAATGGCC
This DNA window, taken from Musa acuminata AAA Group cultivar baxijiao chromosome BXJ3-7, Cavendish_Baxijiao_AAA, whole genome shotgun sequence, encodes the following:
- the LOC135643258 gene encoding SNARE-interacting protein KEULE-like isoform X1 encodes the protein MSMSDSDSSSHGGDQKTFRQISRDRLLYEMLRTTKVKDSKSTWKVLIMDKITVKVMSYSCKMADITEQGVSLVEDLYKRRQPLPSMDAIYFIQPTKENVVRFLADMSGRSPLYRKAFVFFSSPVNKELVTLIKKDASVLPRIGALSEMNLEYFAIDSQGFVTDHERALEELFGENAEGSHKYNACLNTMAIRVATVLASLREFPNVRYRAAKSSLDVSMLTTLRDLVPTKLAAAVWNYLAKYKATIPDFPQRETCELLIVDRSIDQIAPIIHEWTYDAMCHDLLNMDGNKYTHEVPSKTGSTTEKKEVLLEDHDPIWLELRDAHIADASERLHEKMTNFITKNKAAQIHHSSRDGGELSTRDLQKMVQALPQYSEQIDKLSLHVEIAGKINRVIREQGLREVGQLEQDLVFGDAGTKELINFFRTKQDVSRENKLRLMMLYASIYPEKFEGEKGSKLMELAQLSSDDMIAVNNMRYLGGSDTKKASGSGFSLKFDISKKKHAVRKERNSEETWQLSRFYPLIEELLEKLSSGNLPKDEYPCMNDPSPTFHGTSQNTSVRTTHAQPTQAHSVRSRPTATWARPRNSDDGYSSDSILRHSSSDLRKMGQRIFIFIIGGATRSELRVVHKLTSKLNREIILGSSSLDDPPQFITKLKLMSAQEISLDDLQI
- the LOC135643258 gene encoding SNARE-interacting protein KEULE-like isoform X2, yielding MSMSDSDSSSHGGDQKTFRQISRDRLLYEMLRTTKVKDSKSTWKVLIMDKITVKVMSYSCKMADITEQGVSLVEDLYKRRQPLPSMDAIYFIQPTKENVVRFLADMSGRSPLYRKAFVFFSSPVNKELVTLIKKDASVLPRIGALSEMNLEYFAIDSQEFPNVRYRAAKSSLDVSMLTTLRDLVPTKLAAAVWNYLAKYKATIPDFPQRETCELLIVDRSIDQIAPIIHEWTYDAMCHDLLNMDGNKYTHEVPSKTGSTTEKKEVLLEDHDPIWLELRDAHIADASERLHEKMTNFITKNKAAQIHHSSRDGGELSTRDLQKMVQALPQYSEQIDKLSLHVEIAGKINRVIREQGLREVGQLEQDLVFGDAGTKELINFFRTKQDVSRENKLRLMMLYASIYPEKFEGEKGSKLMELAQLSSDDMIAVNNMRYLGGSDTKKASGSGFSLKFDISKKKHAVRKERNSEETWQLSRFYPLIEELLEKLSSGNLPKDEYPCMNDPSPTFHGTSQNTSVRTTHAQPTQAHSVRSRPTATWARPRNSDDGYSSDSILRHSSSDLRKMGQRIFIFIIGGATRSELRVVHKLTSKLNREIILGSSSLDDPPQFITKLKLMSAQEISLDDLQI